In Natranaerobius trueperi, a single window of DNA contains:
- a CDS encoding heme NO-binding domain-containing protein, producing MKGTVVLVWINSLKELFGEDKVAKVLTDMGWDGEEIITPTMDVSDDQARGIVEKVAELEGKSSQEVFRAMGRNNLWSFKKYFPSYFAQNSAKEFLMMMDEVHRQLTKMIKGANPPGLKSEELAPNTIKLRYVSHRGLFDYFLGLVEGVGDLFNEKIELEELERDETSEDKKYVEVIIKTEKSVGGTKKYSISKVLSLGIFKGMASKISAASSIIITTTVGLLTGFQPKLLIILAISFLVIYLAAKIVLAPIKTLTKEIEKLKNLNFSQSTRLSTRDNLETVAEQIFDAKNNIKTDLLFLKGGTDDLYKFAERFGDVGEKMKELSGEISIMVQEVSEGAMHQAEETENSVSSLQTNVENIQKIADEELEDKKLLENAVSNLKTAHGDVTGVSKEIDNIREQFAGIDTQGKELAQKVEDMLQIVTTVEEIAKQTNLLALNASIEAARAGEHGRGFAVVANEVRKLAENSGKAVSTISDNLRNFVSEVDILVNNITDQFSRLEKSSNTLQNTADETGNATNHINEVTDKIADMVESLSKETENMNQVFESINSLASIAQENSAASQEMSSNVSEYSDRIKEMSSYNEQLKKLAGDFQSELEKHRV from the coding sequence ATGAAAGGGACTGTTGTTTTAGTATGGATTAATAGTTTAAAAGAACTATTTGGAGAAGATAAGGTGGCTAAAGTACTTACTGATATGGGATGGGATGGTGAAGAAATTATCACTCCCACTATGGACGTGTCAGATGATCAGGCACGTGGTATAGTAGAAAAAGTAGCTGAACTAGAAGGAAAAAGTAGCCAAGAAGTTTTTCGGGCAATGGGAAGAAACAATCTATGGTCTTTTAAAAAATATTTTCCATCTTATTTTGCTCAAAACTCTGCTAAAGAATTTTTAATGATGATGGATGAAGTACATAGACAGTTAACTAAAATGATAAAAGGTGCTAACCCTCCAGGGTTAAAATCTGAAGAGTTAGCACCTAATACTATTAAATTAAGATATGTGTCTCATAGAGGTTTATTTGATTATTTTTTAGGATTAGTGGAAGGTGTAGGAGATCTTTTTAATGAAAAAATTGAACTAGAAGAATTAGAAAGAGATGAAACATCAGAAGATAAAAAATATGTAGAGGTTATCATTAAAACTGAAAAAAGTGTTGGAGGGACGAAAAAATATTCGATAAGTAAAGTATTATCATTAGGTATTTTTAAAGGTATGGCAAGTAAAATTTCTGCAGCAAGTAGTATTATTATAACTACTACTGTAGGATTATTAACTGGTTTTCAACCAAAACTTTTAATAATTTTAGCAATCAGTTTTTTAGTTATATATCTAGCTGCTAAAATTGTGTTAGCACCTATAAAAACATTAACAAAAGAAATAGAAAAATTAAAAAACCTAAATTTCTCTCAAAGTACTAGACTCTCTACACGGGATAATTTAGAAACAGTTGCAGAACAAATATTTGATGCTAAGAATAATATTAAAACAGATCTGTTATTCTTAAAAGGTGGAACTGATGATTTGTACAAGTTTGCAGAGCGTTTTGGAGATGTCGGAGAAAAAATGAAGGAACTTTCAGGTGAAATATCAATTATGGTTCAAGAAGTATCTGAAGGGGCAATGCATCAAGCTGAAGAAACGGAGAACTCTGTTAGTAGTTTACAAACTAATGTAGAAAACATTCAAAAAATAGCAGATGAAGAACTTGAAGATAAAAAATTATTAGAAAATGCAGTTAGTAACCTAAAAACAGCTCATGGAGATGTTACTGGTGTTTCAAAAGAGATTGATAATATTAGAGAACAATTTGCTGGAATTGATACTCAAGGTAAAGAGCTAGCACAAAAAGTAGAAGATATGCTACAGATAGTAACTACTGTTGAAGAAATAGCAAAACAAACAAATTTACTAGCACTTAATGCTTCTATAGAAGCAGCTAGAGCAGGTGAACATGGTAGAGGGTTTGCTGTTGTAGCAAATGAAGTAAGAAAACTTGCCGAAAATTCCGGTAAAGCTGTTTCAACTATTAGTGATAATCTACGAAATTTTGTGAGTGAAGTGGATATATTAGTTAATAATATAACTGATCAATTTTCTCGTTTAGAAAAAAGTTCCAATACTTTACAGAATACTGCTGATGAAACAGGAAATGCAACTAATCATATTAATGAAGTAACTGATAAAATAGCGGATATGGTTGAAAGTTTATCAAAGGAAACTGAAAATATGAACCAAGTATTCGAAAGTATAAATTCATTAGCTTCAATTGCACAAGAAAATAGTGCCGCTTCACAAGAAATGAGTTCAAATGTTAGTGAATACTCTGATAGAATAAAAGAGATGAGTAGTTATAATGAACAATTGAAAAAACTGGCTGGAGATTTTCAATCTGAATTAGAAAAACATAGAGTTTAG
- a CDS encoding VanZ family protein, which produces MLPSEKMVDFIKYYIPVLIYIGIILFLSGQQSGSFFLDYFPVPLKLGHLIGYAGLQILMYRAINKTLVSVNNLNMIKAFIFTVGFAIIDETYQTFVPTRSGSVVDVIIDSVGALTGLVGIWLINHLLMRFQVLRISRK; this is translated from the coding sequence ATGCTACCCTCAGAAAAGATGGTAGACTTTATAAAGTATTATATACCAGTGTTAATTTATATTGGAATAATACTATTTCTTTCCGGACAACAGTCCGGAAGTTTTTTTCTCGATTATTTTCCAGTTCCACTTAAATTAGGTCATTTGATTGGGTATGCTGGTCTTCAAATATTGATGTATCGAGCTATTAATAAAACACTCGTATCAGTTAATAACTTAAACATGATAAAAGCTTTTATATTTACAGTGGGGTTTGCTATTATTGATGAAACATATCAAACTTTTGTCCCAACACGTAGTGGAAGTGTAGTTGATGTAATCATAGATAGTGTAGGTGCTTTAACGGGATTAGTCGGTATTTGGCTGATAAATCACTTATTAATGCGATTTCAAGTTTTAAGAATTAGTCGAAAATAA
- the thiI gene encoding tRNA uracil 4-sulfurtransferase ThiI, whose amino-acid sequence MYNYLLVRYGEIGLKGKNRSQFENLLIRNMEETLKNIDTKKIEKSQGRLFVPLNGKEDQLKEVSDRITKVFGIVSVSPAMKVKSDLEIIRETALQVVKNALKDRTVTFKVDCRRADKTFPKNSMELSKELGAHILKNVNGLKVDVKKPELTLFVEVREGGTFVFCEKLEGPGGLPVSSTGKGISLLSGGIDSPVASWLAMKRGIEVVGLHFHSYPFTSERSLKKVEELAQVVSNYGGRMKLYVNHFTEIQKAIQEKCEESMRITVMRRFMFRIANKMAEKEGALTLITGENVGQVASQTLESMYVVSQGVNLPILRPLAGMDKKEIMKLAEQIGTYDISIRPYDDCCTLFLPKNPKTRPRLLHTEREESKLPVDELIEESIQKTEIKYLEPYQDESDDELSLDI is encoded by the coding sequence TTGTATAATTACTTATTAGTGCGATATGGTGAGATTGGCTTAAAAGGTAAAAATAGATCTCAATTTGAAAATCTACTAATTAGAAATATGGAAGAAACTTTAAAAAACATAGATACTAAAAAAATTGAAAAGTCTCAAGGAAGACTATTTGTCCCTCTAAATGGTAAAGAGGATCAATTAAAAGAGGTTTCAGATAGAATAACTAAAGTATTTGGTATTGTTTCAGTAAGTCCAGCAATGAAAGTAAAATCAGATTTAGAAATAATTAGAGAAACAGCTTTACAAGTCGTAAAAAATGCTTTAAAAGATCGGACTGTAACTTTTAAGGTAGACTGTAGACGTGCTGATAAAACTTTTCCTAAAAACTCCATGGAACTAAGTAAAGAGTTAGGAGCTCATATTTTAAAAAATGTTAATGGTTTGAAAGTTGATGTAAAGAAACCAGAACTAACACTTTTTGTAGAAGTAAGAGAAGGTGGAACTTTTGTTTTCTGTGAAAAATTAGAAGGTCCAGGTGGACTACCTGTTAGTTCTACAGGTAAAGGTATATCATTACTATCTGGAGGAATAGATAGTCCTGTTGCTAGTTGGCTTGCTATGAAGCGTGGGATTGAGGTAGTTGGACTTCATTTTCATAGCTATCCTTTTACAAGTGAACGGTCTTTAAAAAAAGTAGAAGAGTTAGCTCAAGTTGTTTCTAATTATGGAGGAAGAATGAAACTATATGTTAATCACTTTACTGAAATTCAAAAAGCAATACAAGAAAAATGTGAAGAAAGTATGAGAATTACTGTAATGAGAAGGTTTATGTTTAGAATAGCAAATAAAATGGCCGAAAAAGAAGGTGCTCTAACTTTAATAACTGGAGAAAACGTAGGACAGGTAGCAAGTCAAACTTTAGAGAGTATGTATGTTGTAAGTCAAGGTGTAAACTTACCTATTCTAAGGCCACTTGCAGGTATGGATAAAAAAGAAATTATGAAACTTGCTGAACAAATCGGAACATATGATATCTCAATAAGGCCTTATGATGATTGTTGTACTTTATTTTTACCTAAAAATCCAAAAACCCGCCCCAGACTTCTTCATACGGAGCGGGAAGAAAGTAAATTACCAGTAGATGAATTAATTGAAGAGTCTATTCAAAAAACTGAAATAAAGTATTTAGAACCATATCAAGATGAGAGTGATGATGAACTATCATTAGATATTTAA
- the murJ gene encoding murein biosynthesis integral membrane protein MurJ: protein MKRGQAIKAASTITLVSVLSKMFGFFREMALAREFGATFETDAYLIAIVIPQMLFASIGASIATTFIPLYTEARLDKKQELSTFVGTFFKIMVAVSTAIVGFGLLFTPEIVSVISPGFTGEVRELSILLTRIMLPVIIFLAAGGVLKGILHSHNEFFIPVSVGIYQNIIIMFFILVLGSRFGIEIVSFGTLLGFSMNFFVLLPKAISLKAPLITKLNLSHPFVKRSLYLMAPILFGNMVLQLNKLVDRMLASNLDEGSISALNYASKVYTLPHGIFVMAVATVLYPSFSECVTKKNMYRLKELMITGLSSIVFLVLPMMAGAIVLREPIIRVLFERGQFDTLATQRTAFALLFYSFGMLSISLREILSRVFYSFQDTKTPMRVAMGMVVVNLLFNFLLIGPLGHGGLALATSLSMTAGTTLLFIGVRRLIGPFGFVTFAHNSGRIFLAVLGMIGTMYLTLWIIPDIPIFKLIIPTLTGGTVYLIVSKLLNVEEIGVAKDLFIQVINRFR, encoded by the coding sequence TTGAAAAGAGGACAAGCTATTAAAGCAGCAAGTACTATAACTTTAGTGTCTGTATTAAGTAAAATGTTTGGTTTTTTTCGTGAAATGGCACTTGCTAGAGAGTTCGGTGCTACCTTTGAAACAGACGCATATTTAATTGCAATTGTGATACCACAAATGTTATTTGCTTCAATTGGAGCTTCTATAGCGACAACTTTTATACCGTTATATACAGAAGCTAGATTAGATAAAAAACAAGAGTTAAGTACTTTTGTAGGGACCTTTTTTAAGATTATGGTGGCTGTAAGTACTGCCATTGTAGGTTTTGGTTTATTATTTACTCCAGAGATTGTTTCTGTAATCTCACCTGGATTTACAGGTGAAGTAAGAGAACTTTCTATTTTACTTACAAGAATTATGCTTCCCGTCATAATTTTCTTAGCAGCTGGTGGTGTTTTAAAAGGAATTTTACATTCTCATAATGAATTTTTTATCCCAGTGTCTGTAGGGATTTATCAAAATATAATTATCATGTTCTTTATTTTAGTATTAGGTTCTAGATTTGGAATTGAAATAGTTAGTTTTGGAACACTTCTTGGATTTTCGATGAATTTTTTTGTACTACTACCAAAAGCAATTTCTCTAAAGGCACCATTGATTACAAAACTAAACTTATCTCACCCTTTTGTAAAAAGAAGCTTATATCTAATGGCACCAATTTTATTTGGAAATATGGTGTTACAATTAAATAAACTTGTTGATAGGATGTTAGCTTCTAATCTAGATGAAGGTAGTATTTCAGCTCTAAACTATGCATCTAAAGTTTATACTTTACCACATGGAATATTTGTTATGGCTGTTGCTACTGTTTTGTATCCTTCATTTAGTGAATGTGTAACGAAAAAAAATATGTATAGATTAAAAGAACTGATGATAACTGGACTTTCTAGTATTGTTTTTTTAGTATTACCAATGATGGCAGGAGCTATTGTACTGCGTGAACCTATAATTAGAGTACTTTTTGAAAGAGGCCAATTTGATACCCTTGCAACACAACGTACTGCATTCGCATTACTTTTTTATTCTTTTGGAATGCTTTCAATATCACTACGTGAAATATTAAGTAGGGTATTTTATTCCTTTCAAGATACTAAAACCCCTATGAGAGTTGCAATGGGTATGGTGGTTGTTAATTTGCTATTTAACTTCTTACTTATCGGTCCTTTAGGACATGGGGGGTTAGCCCTTGCTACTAGCTTATCTATGACAGCTGGTACTACGTTATTATTTATAGGTGTTCGAAGGTTAATTGGACCTTTTGGATTTGTGACTTTTGCTCACAATAGTGGACGAATATTTCTAGCTGTACTGGGAATGATTGGAACTATGTACCTTACCTTATGGATCATACCAGATATACCGATTTTTAAGTTGATTATACCAACATTAACAGGTGGGACTGTGTATTTAATTGTTTCTAAATTATTAAATGTTGAGGAAATAGGAGTTGCAAAAGATTTATTCATACAAGTGATAAATCGCTTTCGGTAG
- a CDS encoding sensor histidine kinase, with amino-acid sequence MNRLFSRLLLGFAGVSLGIILFFGILTSYSLNYQFSEYLKDVRHDEHQGVITLLRDYYLENNTFEGISAPLNNVAHSSEMEFLLYIDNDLINSTLEDGHRGPNRRNNGGHRRQQQDQNEINLEEMTTYTYPIEVDNNTVGELEIVHQYQVTGLFRPFEHAFKESVFNNMIISGIITLLLALLISFLISVSISKPIKKLTNSVYNMGTGDFSKRAELVGPQEIKDLAHQFNKMVSNLEEMDFLKTKFTADISHELRNPLASLKSYVEAFQDEILPPSKENLQAVSYEINRLQKLIDDLHELALLESKEQEITMEYVNLNDILKKLKSSVLPKAKNQNINFITSGPNIEVWSNPDILLHILENLVINALANTPSNGEVIVSWYKNKDNIEVIVKDTGSGIEKEKLFYIFERFYRKEPDRSRTSTNYTSGSGLGLSLVKEWVKKINGAISVESESGIGTIFTISLKS; translated from the coding sequence ATGAATAGGTTATTCTCTAGGCTATTACTAGGTTTTGCAGGAGTTTCTCTTGGCATTATTCTCTTTTTTGGTATCCTAACATCTTATAGTTTAAATTATCAGTTTAGTGAATACCTAAAAGATGTTAGACATGATGAACACCAAGGAGTTATCACACTTTTAAGAGATTACTATCTTGAAAACAACACTTTCGAAGGAATTTCAGCTCCATTAAATAATGTAGCACATTCTTCTGAAATGGAATTTCTACTATATATAGATAATGATTTGATTAACTCTACACTTGAAGATGGTCATCGTGGACCAAATCGTAGAAATAACGGAGGACATAGAAGACAACAACAAGACCAAAATGAAATCAATTTAGAAGAAATGACTACCTATACTTATCCGATAGAAGTAGATAACAATACTGTTGGAGAGTTAGAAATTGTCCATCAGTATCAAGTAACTGGTTTATTTAGACCTTTTGAGCATGCATTTAAAGAATCAGTTTTTAATAACATGATTATTTCTGGAATTATTACTTTACTCCTTGCTTTATTAATAAGCTTTTTAATTTCAGTATCAATATCTAAACCTATAAAAAAACTAACAAATTCAGTATACAATATGGGTACAGGGGACTTCAGTAAACGAGCTGAATTAGTTGGGCCACAAGAGATTAAAGATTTAGCACATCAATTTAACAAAATGGTTAGTAACCTAGAGGAGATGGACTTTTTAAAGACAAAATTTACTGCTGACATATCTCATGAATTAAGAAACCCATTAGCTTCTTTAAAAAGTTATGTTGAAGCTTTTCAAGATGAAATACTTCCTCCATCTAAAGAAAATCTACAAGCTGTATCTTATGAGATAAATCGCTTACAAAAGCTTATTGATGACCTCCATGAATTAGCTTTATTAGAAAGTAAAGAACAAGAGATTACCATGGAATATGTAAATTTAAATGATATTTTAAAAAAATTAAAATCGAGTGTGTTACCTAAAGCTAAAAACCAAAATATAAACTTTATAACTTCAGGACCTAATATCGAAGTTTGGTCAAATCCAGACATTCTACTTCATATCTTAGAAAACCTAGTAATAAATGCATTAGCAAATACACCATCTAATGGTGAAGTTATTGTCAGCTGGTATAAAAATAAAGACAATATTGAGGTTATTGTTAAAGACACAGGATCTGGTATAGAAAAAGAAAAACTTTTCTATATCTTTGAACGCTTTTATAGAAAAGAACCTGATCGCTCCCGAACTAGTACTAATTATACTTCAGGTAGTGGTTTAGGACTATCTTTAGTTAAAGAATGGGTAAAAAAGATTAATGGTGCAATATCTGTTGAAAGCGAATCAGGTATAGGTACTATCTTTACAATCTCACTTAAATCTTAA
- a CDS encoding NADH:flavin oxidoreductase, giving the protein MSGLFTSKKVRNYRFKNRIIMPPMASEKATPTGEVTDKTINYYYERAKEGLGGVIVEHAFISEAGRFSKRQLSIAEDSMIDGLSSLASAIKSTGTVAIIQLSHAGCEAYHRCKPFSPSGISIPGKEEINSKKLSIGEISEIKTDFIKAAERAMKAGFDGVEIHGAHGYLLNQFNSPLTNHRQDKYGGSRENRARLSFEIAQDIREVVQDKLLLYRLGAVDQFEKGLTTPDAIWIAKELVRLGVDIIDISGGLGGYRGSKNTEGYFVTVAKEINQNLTKPVIVAGGITSPEYANKVVEEEKIDFVGIGRAILSRPDWPLSAKKELT; this is encoded by the coding sequence ATGTCTGGGCTCTTTACTTCAAAAAAAGTAAGGAATTATAGATTTAAAAATAGAATTATTATGCCACCTATGGCAAGTGAAAAGGCTACTCCTACTGGAGAAGTCACTGATAAAACGATTAATTATTATTATGAACGTGCTAAAGAAGGACTTGGTGGAGTGATAGTAGAGCATGCTTTCATTTCAGAGGCTGGTAGATTTAGTAAAAGACAACTTTCTATAGCAGAAGATAGTATGATTGATGGTCTATCTAGTTTAGCGTCTGCTATTAAAAGTACAGGAACAGTAGCTATAATTCAACTGAGTCATGCAGGGTGTGAAGCTTATCATAGGTGTAAGCCCTTTTCCCCTTCAGGTATATCTATTCCAGGAAAGGAAGAAATAAATTCTAAAAAACTTTCTATTGGTGAGATTTCTGAAATAAAAACAGATTTCATAAAGGCTGCAGAAAGGGCCATGAAGGCAGGGTTTGATGGTGTAGAAATACATGGTGCTCATGGTTATTTACTGAACCAATTTAATTCACCTTTAACTAACCATAGACAAGATAAATATGGTGGCTCTAGAGAAAACCGTGCTAGATTATCATTTGAAATAGCTCAGGATATACGTGAAGTAGTACAAGATAAACTCTTGTTATATCGTTTAGGAGCCGTAGATCAATTTGAAAAAGGTTTAACTACCCCTGATGCAATCTGGATAGCAAAAGAACTTGTAAGGCTAGGAGTAGATATTATAGATATATCTGGTGGACTCGGTGGTTATCGCGGATCAAAAAATACTGAAGGTTATTTTGTTACTGTAGCAAAAGAGATAAATCAGAATTTAACTAAACCTGTTATAGTAGCAGGAGGTATTACTTCACCTGAGTATGCAAATAAAGTTGTTGAAGAAGAAAAAATAGATTTTGTAGGTATAGGAAGAGCAATTCTATCCCGACCAGATTGGCCTTTAAGTGCAAAAAAAGAGCTAACATAG
- a CDS encoding flagellar hook-length control protein FliK, which produces MVNIFQNTTPTQRLKLTSLTDKVKDFFRPGSIVRAQVVKSEGNKVVLNLNNNLLQVKSEIPLKEGLWISGKVHTEPFGSTYLKLLEDPKELMIAEKTEQFIKQHNFSNESLTKGLVQTVLTLGENPTSQLITELESYFTSNMFETNDLQEIAFLHLNRLPITKKTIMMAKKILNIQENQLPSELFLIPAPEITEDNSFDTSIMKASLDNLFKIFFSSSKEQSTTISDNLNTEPFELLELTRALNATNNTNQFWGFFLLQSEQQKTPGEFYLQKFKEKNSSYYKNQSKKQDITLGISITPNNLGPLVIRAHFQDKVISFQIACEKDTTQALIQNNLSFLKDRLQKSKLTIAKIDVDKIDFSYQSYQTELAKTPLKPHGNFDYLI; this is translated from the coding sequence ATGGTTAACATTTTTCAAAATACAACACCAACACAAAGGTTGAAACTCACTTCTTTAACAGATAAAGTAAAAGATTTTTTTCGTCCGGGTTCTATAGTACGTGCACAAGTTGTAAAATCTGAGGGTAATAAAGTTGTACTTAATTTAAATAACAACCTATTGCAAGTAAAATCCGAAATACCTTTAAAAGAAGGTCTTTGGATCTCAGGTAAAGTTCATACTGAACCTTTTGGTAGTACTTATCTAAAACTACTAGAAGACCCAAAAGAACTTATGATAGCTGAAAAAACAGAGCAGTTCATAAAACAACATAACTTTTCTAATGAAAGTCTTACAAAAGGCTTAGTTCAGACTGTACTGACATTAGGAGAAAATCCAACCTCACAGTTAATCACAGAATTAGAAAGCTACTTTACTTCAAATATGTTTGAAACAAATGATTTACAGGAAATAGCTTTTTTACACTTAAACCGTCTTCCTATAACTAAAAAAACTATTATGATGGCAAAAAAGATCCTAAATATTCAAGAAAATCAATTACCAAGTGAACTTTTTTTAATACCCGCACCAGAAATTACAGAAGATAATAGTTTTGATACATCTATTATGAAGGCATCTTTAGATAACTTATTTAAAATATTTTTTTCAAGTAGTAAAGAACAATCCACAACAATTTCTGATAACCTAAATACTGAACCCTTTGAACTACTAGAACTTACTAGAGCATTAAATGCTACTAATAATACTAATCAGTTTTGGGGATTTTTCTTACTACAAAGCGAACAACAAAAAACCCCAGGGGAATTTTATTTACAAAAGTTTAAAGAAAAAAACTCGAGTTACTATAAAAATCAATCTAAAAAACAAGATATTACTTTAGGTATTAGTATAACTCCTAATAATTTGGGACCTTTAGTTATCCGCGCCCATTTTCAAGATAAAGTTATTTCATTCCAAATAGCTTGTGAAAAAGATACAACCCAAGCTTTGATACAAAACAATCTTTCTTTTTTAAAGGATAGGTTACAAAAATCTAAATTAACCATTGCAAAAATAGATGTAGATAAAATAGACTTTTCTTATCAATCATACCAAACTGAACTTGCTAAAACACCACTTAAACCCCATGGTAATTTTGATTACTTAATTTAA
- a CDS encoding cysteine desulfurase family protein, translating to MQVYLDNSATTQVDKEVADIIYKVMTEKFGNPSSLHSFGVNAEDNVQKVRKFMKKVVKSQNGDFIFTSGGTEANNLAIRGTAYRKKRMGDHLITSQVEHPSVIEVFKQLEAEGYRVSYLPVDENGRVDPRDLQSELTKNTTLVSVQTVNNEVGTMQPIAELGKVIRESGYNIVFHTDAVQAIGKIDLDPEKWGVHLLSVSAHKFHGPKGIGGLYISPDTMITPQLIGGGQERDIRPGTENVQGIVGLGKALEKAIKNKNQFEKITEYKLKAYKQLKEQLGDELLVLGPDPKKTDKSAPHILAIAFPDINGEVIVHGLEQKGVYVSTGSACSSNKDSESQVLLAMSTSKRYVSGAIRLSFSYKTTEKELEYATEQIIKTYNELKSYGR from the coding sequence ATGCAAGTTTATTTAGATAATAGTGCTACAACTCAAGTTGATAAAGAAGTAGCTGATATTATTTATAAAGTGATGACCGAAAAATTTGGTAATCCTAGTTCATTACATAGTTTTGGAGTTAATGCTGAAGATAATGTACAAAAGGTACGTAAATTTATGAAAAAAGTAGTTAAGTCACAAAATGGAGATTTTATTTTTACCTCAGGTGGAACAGAGGCTAATAACTTGGCCATTCGTGGAACTGCATATAGAAAAAAACGTATGGGAGATCATTTAATTACAAGTCAAGTAGAACACCCTTCGGTTATTGAAGTATTTAAACAGCTTGAAGCTGAAGGTTATCGAGTTAGTTATTTACCAGTTGATGAAAATGGTAGGGTAGATCCTAGAGATTTACAATCTGAACTAACTAAGAATACTACACTAGTTAGTGTTCAAACAGTAAATAATGAAGTAGGAACTATGCAACCAATAGCTGAACTTGGTAAGGTTATAAGAGAATCAGGCTATAACATAGTATTTCACACTGATGCTGTCCAAGCTATTGGAAAGATTGATCTCGATCCAGAAAAGTGGGGTGTTCATTTACTATCTGTTAGTGCTCATAAATTTCATGGTCCAAAAGGAATTGGAGGATTATATATATCACCTGATACAATGATTACTCCACAGTTAATCGGTGGTGGACAAGAACGAGACATTAGACCAGGAACAGAAAATGTTCAAGGTATAGTTGGTCTAGGTAAAGCTCTAGAAAAAGCTATTAAGAATAAAAACCAGTTTGAGAAAATAACAGAATATAAATTAAAAGCTTACAAACAATTAAAAGAACAATTAGGAGATGAATTATTGGTATTAGGACCAGACCCTAAAAAAACAGATAAATCTGCTCCTCATATCCTAGCAATTGCCTTTCCTGATATTAATGGTGAGGTTATAGTTCATGGATTAGAACAAAAAGGTGTATACGTATCAACAGGATCTGCCTGTTCTTCAAATAAAGATAGTGAAAGTCAAGTACTTCTGGCTATGAGTACTTCAAAAAGATATGTATCAGGAGCTATTAGGCTTAGTTTTTCATATAAAACAACTGAAAAAGAATTGGAGTATGCCACAGAACAAATAATAAAAACTTATAATGAACTTAAAAGTTATGGGAGGTGA
- a CDS encoding GNAT family N-acetyltransferase: MKKVSYNFRKAQLEDKEEILSISDNFNHDYLPYVIDRWLTMGRGGLYLLEESNKIVACCLLKFQTSNQAWLAGMRVRPDYHNLGAGGELTGRLTERANYEGANIVRFVTNLDNYPAQKVGEKHGFYFHSRWMIFYYQDLPHNITTTFDIREEMFTNQIDKTSRELFFQEGFTFAELTNPQFENIDDKDRFLLNVKGEVAFIGENTENFDKEVTFFVNCMVLLEQLEKIDFYQVIKELLSYLNKHKYYACTLPIPYELWKQDRDKLGTLLGKDEGESFI; encoded by the coding sequence ATGAAAAAAGTATCTTATAACTTTAGAAAAGCACAATTAGAGGATAAAGAAGAAATATTGTCAATTAGTGATAACTTTAATCATGACTATCTACCATATGTTATTGATAGGTGGTTAACAATGGGACGTGGTGGATTATATTTATTAGAAGAAAGTAATAAGATAGTTGCTTGTTGTCTATTAAAATTTCAGACTTCTAATCAAGCTTGGTTAGCTGGCATGAGAGTAAGACCTGATTATCATAATTTAGGCGCTGGTGGTGAGTTAACTGGTAGGTTAACAGAAAGAGCTAATTATGAAGGAGCAAATATTGTTAGGTTTGTAACAAACTTAGATAATTACCCAGCACAAAAAGTAGGTGAAAAACATGGTTTTTATTTTCATTCTAGATGGATGATTTTTTATTATCAGGATCTACCACATAATATAACCACTACCTTTGATATTAGAGAAGAAATGTTTACTAATCAAATAGATAAAACTAGTAGAGAATTATTCTTTCAGGAAGGTTTTACTTTTGCTGAGTTAACCAACCCACAGTTTGAAAATATAGATGATAAAGATCGGTTTTTATTAAATGTTAAAGGTGAGGTAGCATTTATAGGAGAAAATACCGAAAACTTTGACAAAGAAGTTACTTTTTTTGTAAATTGCATGGTGTTACTTGAACAGCTTGAAAAGATTGATTTTTATCAAGTAATTAAAGAATTATTATCATATCTAAATAAACATAAATATTATGCATGTACTCTACCAATCCCATATGAACTTTGGAAACAGGATAGAGATAAGTTGGGTACCCTATTAGGAAAAGATGAAGGTGAATCCTTTATTTAA